A genomic window from Halomonas sp. LR3S48 includes:
- a CDS encoding VOC family protein, with amino-acid sequence MYSHVTFGCSDLEQATDFYDSVFGELGFERRPVSPDGGPASACWVPAGKSLPRFYAYIPFDGKTATPGNGNMVAFSASSREIVDAAYKVALMAGAKDEGAPGERIHYGVGYYGAYFRDLDGNKIHVVYRGDIE; translated from the coding sequence ATGTACAGCCACGTAACATTTGGCTGCTCGGATCTAGAGCAAGCCACTGACTTCTACGATTCGGTTTTTGGTGAGCTAGGATTTGAGCGTCGACCGGTTTCCCCAGACGGCGGACCAGCTTCTGCATGCTGGGTTCCTGCAGGAAAGTCTCTGCCTCGTTTTTACGCTTATATTCCTTTTGATGGAAAAACCGCCACCCCCGGCAATGGCAATATGGTGGCATTCTCTGCGTCTTCGCGGGAAATTGTAGATGCAGCGTATAAAGTCGCGCTGATGGCGGGAGCCAAGGATGAAGGCGCGCCTGGTGAACGTATACACTATGGCGTCGGTTATTACGGAGCCTATTTTCGCGATTTGGACGGAAACAAAATACATGTCGTTTATCGTGGCGACATTGAATGA
- a CDS encoding DMT family transporter, with translation MPWILLLGASILEIVWAMSLNASQGFSRIWPSLIAILAAGASFFMLSLALKSLPIGTAYAIWVGIGTVGVALLGIASLGESQNPLRLLCLALIVTGVAGLKLVDG, from the coding sequence ATGCCATGGATACTGTTGCTGGGGGCAAGCATTTTGGAGATCGTATGGGCCATGTCACTCAACGCAAGCCAGGGATTCTCCAGGATATGGCCGAGCCTGATAGCCATCCTCGCTGCAGGCGCCAGCTTCTTCATGCTATCCCTCGCCCTCAAAAGCCTACCTATCGGCACGGCCTATGCAATATGGGTGGGAATCGGAACGGTCGGTGTGGCTCTCTTGGGCATCGCGTCACTCGGAGAGAGCCAAAACCCGCTTCGATTACTGTGTCTTGCCTTGATCGTTACTGGTGTGGCGGGGCTAAAACTCGTCGACGGATGA